A stretch of Triticum aestivum cultivar Chinese Spring chromosome 1D, IWGSC CS RefSeq v2.1, whole genome shotgun sequence DNA encodes these proteins:
- the LOC123180744 gene encoding lactoylglutathione lyase GLX1 isoform X1 produces the protein MARLLSPLPIVATAAAAASPSRFRIPAVSVARRQALFGGRVGLRVPARLSTRGVSAGAEAGGPAARAATVISPEEAVEWVKKDRRRLLHVVYRVGDLDKTIKFYTECLGMKLLRRRDIPEERYTNAFLGYGPEDSHFVVELTYNYGVESYDIGSGFGHFGIAVEDLRSTNRVSSISSSSIAFFYMNELRILQVEKTVELIKAKGGTVTREPGPVKGGKSVIAFIEDPDGYKFELIERGPTPEPLCQVMLRVGDLDRAISFYEKAFGMELLRRKDNPQYKYTIAMMGYGPEDKHAVLELTYNYGVKEYDKGNAYAQIAIGTDDVYKTAEVVRQNGGQITREPGPLPGISTKITACTDPDGWKSVFVDNLDFLKELEE, from the exons ATGGCTCGCCTCCTCTCCCCCCTCCCAatcgtcgccaccgccgccgccgccgcctccccctcccgCTTCCGCATCCCCGCCGTCTCCG TCGCGCGGCGTCAGGCGCTCTTCGGCGGAAGAGTAGGGCTGAGGGTGCCCGCGAGACTGTCAACGAGGGGAGTGAGCGCCGGCGCGGAGGCGGGCGGGCCCGCAGCTCGAGCGGCCACGGTGATCAGCCCCGAGGAGGCCGTGGAGTGGGTCAAGAAGGACCGGAGGCGCCTGCTCCACGTCGTCTACCGCGTCGGCGATCTTGACAAGACTATCAA GTTTTATACGGAGTGCTTAGGGATGAAGCTGCTGCGGAGAAGGGACATCCCGGAGGAGAGGTACACCAACGCCTTTCTTGGGTACGGACCAGAGGACTCGCATTTTGTTGTGGAGCTCACTTACA ACTATGGTGTCGAAAGTTACGATATTGGGTCTGGTTTTGGTCATTTTGGAATTGCTGTTGAGGAT TTAAGAAGCACTAATCGCGTGTCAAGTATAAGTAGCTCATCTATAGCTTTCTTCTACATGAATGAGCTCAG AATATTGCAGGTCGAAAAAACAGTGGAACTTATTAAAGCCAAGGGAGGAACAGTAACAAGGGAGCCAGGTCCGGTAAAAGGTGGAAAGTCAGTCATTGCCTTCATTGAAGATCCTGATGGTTACAAATTTGAGCTTATAGAAAGAGGTCCCACACCCGAGCCTTTGTGCCAAGTAATGCTTCGAGTGGGAGATCTTGATCGTGCTATAAGTTTCTATGAGAAG GCATTTGGTATGGAACTTCTTCGCAGGAAAGACAATCCTCAATACAAG TATACCATTGCTATGATGGGATATGGCCCTGAAGACAAACATGCTGTACTGGAGTTGACATACAATTATGGTGTGAAGGAATATGATAAAGGAAATGCTTATGCACAG ATTGCTATTGGTACTGATGATGTCTACAAGACCGCGGAAGTCGTTAGACAAAATGGGGGACAAATAACTCGTGAACCTGGTCCATTACCTGGCATTAGTACCAAGATAACTGCCTGCACAGATCCAGATGGCTGGAAATCA GTATTTGTTGACAATCTAGATTTTCTCAAGGAGTTGGAAGAATGA
- the LOC123180744 gene encoding putative lactoylglutathione lyase isoform X2 encodes MARLLSPLPIVATAAAAASPSRFRIPAVSVARRQALFGGRVGLRVPARLSTRGVSAGAEAGGPAARAATVISPEEAVEWVKKDRRRLLHVVYRVGDLDKTIKFYTECLGMKLLRRRDIPEERYTNAFLGYGPEDSHFVVELTYNYGVESYDIGSGFGHFGIAVEDVEKTVELIKAKGGTVTREPGPVKGGKSVIAFIEDPDGYKFELIERGPTPEPLCQVMLRVGDLDRAISFYEKAFGMELLRRKDNPQYKYTIAMMGYGPEDKHAVLELTYNYGVKEYDKGNAYAQIAIGTDDVYKTAEVVRQNGGQITREPGPLPGISTKITACTDPDGWKSVFVDNLDFLKELEE; translated from the exons ATGGCTCGCCTCCTCTCCCCCCTCCCAatcgtcgccaccgccgccgccgccgcctccccctcccgCTTCCGCATCCCCGCCGTCTCCG TCGCGCGGCGTCAGGCGCTCTTCGGCGGAAGAGTAGGGCTGAGGGTGCCCGCGAGACTGTCAACGAGGGGAGTGAGCGCCGGCGCGGAGGCGGGCGGGCCCGCAGCTCGAGCGGCCACGGTGATCAGCCCCGAGGAGGCCGTGGAGTGGGTCAAGAAGGACCGGAGGCGCCTGCTCCACGTCGTCTACCGCGTCGGCGATCTTGACAAGACTATCAA GTTTTATACGGAGTGCTTAGGGATGAAGCTGCTGCGGAGAAGGGACATCCCGGAGGAGAGGTACACCAACGCCTTTCTTGGGTACGGACCAGAGGACTCGCATTTTGTTGTGGAGCTCACTTACA ACTATGGTGTCGAAAGTTACGATATTGGGTCTGGTTTTGGTCATTTTGGAATTGCTGTTGAGGAT GTCGAAAAAACAGTGGAACTTATTAAAGCCAAGGGAGGAACAGTAACAAGGGAGCCAGGTCCGGTAAAAGGTGGAAAGTCAGTCATTGCCTTCATTGAAGATCCTGATGGTTACAAATTTGAGCTTATAGAAAGAGGTCCCACACCCGAGCCTTTGTGCCAAGTAATGCTTCGAGTGGGAGATCTTGATCGTGCTATAAGTTTCTATGAGAAG GCATTTGGTATGGAACTTCTTCGCAGGAAAGACAATCCTCAATACAAG TATACCATTGCTATGATGGGATATGGCCCTGAAGACAAACATGCTGTACTGGAGTTGACATACAATTATGGTGTGAAGGAATATGATAAAGGAAATGCTTATGCACAG ATTGCTATTGGTACTGATGATGTCTACAAGACCGCGGAAGTCGTTAGACAAAATGGGGGACAAATAACTCGTGAACCTGGTCCATTACCTGGCATTAGTACCAAGATAACTGCCTGCACAGATCCAGATGGCTGGAAATCA GTATTTGTTGACAATCTAGATTTTCTCAAGGAGTTGGAAGAATGA